A stretch of the Leopardus geoffroyi isolate Oge1 chromosome B2, O.geoffroyi_Oge1_pat1.0, whole genome shotgun sequence genome encodes the following:
- the LDHAL6B gene encoding L-lactate dehydrogenase A-like 6B translates to MNWSVGVLRAGRRVKAARVNFLCPRGALCPRQPAGIPLPVAWPVTLVSRMATIKCELIKNLTSEEAVHHNKVSIIGTGSVGMACAISILLKGLTDELALVDVDEDKLKGETMDLQHGSPFVKMPTIASSKDYLVTANSNLVVITAGARQEKGETRLNLVQRNVAIFKLMISNIIQYSPRCKLIVVSNPVDILTYVAWKLSGFPQNRVIGSGCNLDTARFRFLIGQKLGIHSESCHGWILGEHGDSSVPVWSGVNIAGVPLKDLSSDIGTDKDPEKWKNVHKDVIASAYEIIKMKGYTNWAIGLSVADLTESILRNLRRVHPVSTIIKGLYGINKEVFLSVPCVLGESGIADLVKVTLTPEEQARLKKSAETLWEIQKELEL, encoded by the coding sequence ATGAACTGGTCTGTGGGAGTCCTGCGGGCCGGCAGGAGAGTGAAGGCTGCGAGAGTGAATTTCCTGTGCCCGAGGGGGGCGCTGTGTCCCCGCCAGCCGGCAGGCATCCCCCTTCCGGTCGCCTGGCCCGTCACCCTCGTGTCCAGGATGGCGACCATCAAGTGTGAGCTTATCAAGAATCTCACCTCCGAGGAGGCCGTTCATCACAACAAAGTCTCCATTATAGGAACCGGATCAGTTGGCATGGCCTGTGCTATCAGCATCCTGTTAAAGGGCTTGACCGATGAACTTGCCCTTGTGGATGTTGATGAAGACAAACTGAAGGGTGAGACCATGGATCTGCAACATGGCAGTCCGTTCGTGAAAATGCCGACTATTGCCTCCAGCAAAGATTACCTTGTCACTGCAAACTCCAACCTTGTGGTCATCACAGCAGGTGCACGccaggaaaagggagaaacacGGCTTAATTTAGTCCAGCGCAACGTGGCCATCTTTAAGTTGATGATTTCCAATATTATCCAGTATAGCCCTCGCTGCAAACTGATTGTTGTTTCCAATCCAGTAGATATATTAACTTACGTGGCCTGGAAATTGAGTGGATTTCCCCAAAACCGTGTTATTGGAAGTGGTTGTAATCTGGACACTGCCCGTTTCCGTTTCTTGATTGGGCAAAAGCTTGGTATTCACTCTGAAAGCTGTCATGGGTGGATCCTTGGAGAGCATGGAGATTCGAGTGTCCCTGTGTGGAGTGGAGTGAACATCGCTGGTGTCCCTCTGAAGGATTTGAGTTCAGATATAGGAACTGATAAAGATCCCGAGAAGTGGAAAAATGTCCACAAAGATGTCATTGCCAGTGCCTATGagattattaaaatgaaaggTTATACTAATTGGGCCATTGGCTTATCTGTAGCTGATTTAACGGAAAGCATTTTGAGGAATCTTAGAAGAGTGCATCCAGTTTCCACCATAATTAAGGGTCTGTATGGGATAAACAAAGAAGTATTCCTCAGTGTTCCATGTGTCTTGGGAGAGAGTGGTATTGCAGACCTTGTAAAGGTGACGCTGACCCCTGAAGAACAGGCCCGTCTGAAGAAGAGTGCAGAAACACTGTGGGAAATTCAGAAGGAGCTTGAGCTTTAA